Proteins co-encoded in one Terriglobia bacterium genomic window:
- a CDS encoding sigma-70 family RNA polymerase sigma factor, translating to MTSERSDQDLVGECRNGDDRAFDALFSRYERPIFNTILRMVRHRDDAQDLTQTVFVKAYEQLSSYDPRFKFYSWIYRIAVNESINHLRGRGRYEPLDGEWPSDRVGPEDALAAAELGRGVQDAMMTLSPDHRAAIVLKHFVGCSYQDIAEILGIREKVVKSRLFTARRILRDVLVARGIVR from the coding sequence ATGACGAGCGAGCGCAGCGACCAGGATCTCGTAGGGGAGTGCCGGAATGGCGATGATCGAGCCTTCGACGCGTTGTTCAGCCGGTACGAGCGGCCGATCTTCAACACGATCCTCAGGATGGTGCGGCACCGCGACGACGCGCAGGATCTCACCCAGACGGTCTTCGTCAAGGCGTACGAGCAGCTATCGTCCTACGATCCGCGGTTCAAGTTCTATAGTTGGATCTACAGGATCGCGGTCAACGAGTCGATCAACCACCTCCGAGGGCGAGGTCGGTACGAACCCCTCGACGGCGAGTGGCCATCGGACCGCGTCGGTCCCGAGGACGCCCTCGCGGCGGCGGAGCTCGGCCGTGGGGTCCAGGACGCGATGATGACTCTGTCCCCGGACCACCGTGCCGCCATCGTGCTGAAGCACTTCGTGGGGTGCTCCTACCAGGACATCGCCGAGATCCTGGGAATCCGGGAGAAGGTGGTGAAATCCAGGTTATTCACGGCTCGGAGGATCCTCCGGGACGTCCTTGTCGCGCGGGGGATCGTCCGATGA